A section of the Methanococcoides sp. LMO-2 genome encodes:
- the alaS gene encoding alanine--tRNA ligase, whose amino-acid sequence MLEDEYQIDFFSDNGFIRKQCPKCGKYFWTRDLDRETCGDAPCDPYSFIGNPVFKKKMELADMRESYLKFFEEQGHTRVDRYPVIARWRDDIYLTIASIADFQPFVTSGQVPPPANPLTISQPCIRLSDLDAVGRSGRHLTTFEMMAHHAFNKKDKEIYWKDHTLELCDGLLNSLGADPMAVTYKEEPWAGGGNAGPCVETLIGGLEVATLVFMDLKQDKKGSIDIKGDMYSKMDNYIVDTGYGLERFVWASKGSPTIYDAVFPGIVNELMGLAGIEHELENEEYTNILSQNARLAGLMDVSEKANLFELRKQVASSIGTTVEKLSSIMEPVESVYAITDHTRCLTFMLGDGGIPSNVKAGYLARLVIRRTLRMMKDLGIKIPISEIVKMHIDNLPEYPEFQENFDVIDDILVHEERKFADTLDRGRRMMEKSAKHYKKSGEKIPLETIIDMYDSHGIPPEISKSVASEAGVEVDLPDNFYSLVADKHSKSEEKEEKVIPFADRIVKLPKTKRLFYDEPNRMEFEGVVLDIFENNIVLDNTLLYPEGGGQPADHGSLTVEDVVLNVVDTQIYDGVVVHTIDNIEDELHIRKGDLVVGKVDEERRMAHARHHTATHIINDAAREVLGSHIWQAGAQKFRDRARLDLSHYKRITQEELDQIELIANRTVMENRRVLSDWMDRTEAEQKYGFRLYQGGVPPGKMIRVMQVGNDIEACAGTHCTNTGLVGPIKILKTERIQDGVERLEYAAGEAAIKAMQDLESLVRDSSETLRVSAEQLPSTIERFFEEWKEFKKENTRLKEDLAHARVSQLVTEAEDLNGIKVIAKSITNADSDELTKTAGELTQETDVVAVLISEMNGVKIVAAAGEDAVKSGINVGAIVKEMSAIVGGGGGGRPNMARGGGTDASKMDEALNRSIELLKEQTE is encoded by the coding sequence ATGCTTGAAGATGAATATCAAATCGATTTTTTCTCTGATAATGGATTTATCAGAAAACAGTGTCCCAAATGCGGTAAATACTTCTGGACACGGGACCTGGACAGGGAAACATGTGGAGACGCACCATGCGACCCCTATTCATTCATAGGCAATCCCGTATTCAAGAAAAAGATGGAACTTGCAGATATGCGGGAATCCTACCTCAAGTTCTTCGAAGAACAGGGACATACCCGTGTTGACAGGTATCCGGTAATTGCCAGATGGAGAGATGACATTTACCTTACCATTGCATCCATTGCCGACTTCCAGCCATTCGTAACATCAGGCCAGGTACCACCACCGGCAAACCCGCTTACCATTTCCCAGCCATGCATCAGGCTTTCAGACCTTGATGCTGTTGGAAGGAGTGGAAGGCACCTTACGACCTTTGAAATGATGGCACACCACGCCTTCAACAAGAAGGACAAGGAGATCTACTGGAAGGACCACACCCTTGAGCTGTGTGACGGACTTCTCAACTCCCTTGGCGCAGATCCAATGGCTGTCACATACAAGGAAGAGCCATGGGCAGGCGGTGGAAATGCAGGCCCATGTGTGGAAACACTTATCGGCGGACTTGAGGTCGCAACACTTGTGTTCATGGACCTGAAGCAGGACAAGAAGGGAAGCATCGACATCAAGGGAGACATGTATTCCAAAATGGACAACTACATTGTGGACACAGGATACGGACTTGAGAGATTCGTATGGGCATCAAAGGGTTCACCAACGATCTATGATGCGGTCTTCCCGGGCATCGTGAATGAGCTTATGGGACTTGCCGGGATCGAGCACGAGCTTGAGAACGAAGAGTACACCAACATCCTTTCACAGAATGCACGTCTGGCAGGCCTTATGGATGTCAGCGAGAAAGCAAACCTCTTCGAGCTGAGGAAGCAGGTCGCATCCAGTATAGGTACAACCGTAGAAAAGCTCAGTTCCATAATGGAGCCCGTGGAAAGCGTCTATGCGATCACAGACCACACTAGATGCCTCACATTCATGCTGGGTGACGGCGGAATCCCATCCAATGTCAAGGCAGGATACCTTGCAAGACTTGTCATACGCAGGACCCTCAGGATGATGAAGGACCTTGGTATCAAGATACCGATCTCCGAGATAGTAAAGATGCACATCGACAACCTTCCTGAGTACCCCGAGTTCCAGGAGAACTTCGACGTCATCGACGATATTCTGGTCCACGAGGAACGCAAGTTCGCAGATACCCTAGACCGTGGCAGGAGAATGATGGAAAAATCTGCAAAGCACTACAAGAAGAGTGGAGAGAAGATCCCTCTTGAGACCATCATCGACATGTACGACAGCCACGGGATCCCACCGGAAATATCAAAGTCCGTTGCATCAGAAGCAGGTGTGGAAGTAGACCTTCCGGACAACTTCTATTCACTGGTTGCTGACAAGCACAGCAAGTCCGAGGAGAAGGAAGAAAAGGTAATTCCATTTGCTGACAGGATCGTAAAACTGCCAAAGACTAAACGCCTGTTCTACGATGAGCCGAACAGGATGGAATTCGAGGGTGTCGTGCTTGACATCTTCGAGAACAATATAGTTCTTGATAACACACTGCTCTACCCCGAGGGTGGCGGACAGCCGGCAGACCACGGTTCATTGACCGTTGAGGATGTTGTGCTTAATGTGGTGGACACACAGATCTACGATGGCGTGGTGGTCCATACTATAGATAATATAGAGGACGAGCTCCACATCAGGAAAGGCGATCTGGTGGTAGGCAAGGTCGATGAGGAGCGCCGTATGGCACATGCAAGACATCACACCGCCACCCACATCATCAATGATGCTGCAAGAGAGGTCCTTGGAAGCCACATCTGGCAGGCTGGCGCACAGAAGTTCAGGGACAGGGCACGTCTTGATCTTTCCCACTACAAGCGTATCACCCAGGAAGAGCTGGACCAGATAGAGCTTATCGCAAACCGCACCGTTATGGAGAACAGGCGTGTGCTGAGCGACTGGATGGACAGGACAGAGGCCGAGCAGAAATACGGATTCCGTCTGTACCAGGGCGGAGTTCCGCCAGGAAAGATGATCCGTGTGATGCAGGTGGGCAATGACATCGAAGCATGTGCAGGCACCCACTGTACGAACACAGGTCTTGTCGGACCTATAAAGATCCTGAAGACCGAACGTATCCAGGACGGTGTGGAACGTCTTGAATATGCAGCAGGAGAAGCTGCTATCAAGGCAATGCAGGATCTAGAGTCACTTGTGCGCGATTCATCCGAAACACTCCGCGTGTCAGCAGAACAACTGCCATCCACCATCGAAAGGTTCTTCGAGGAATGGAAGGAGTTCAAGAAGGAGAACACGAGACTCAAAGAGGACCTTGCACACGCAAGAGTAAGCCAGCTGGTCACAGAAGCTGAGGATCTCAATGGCATAAAGGTCATCGCAAAGTCGATCACGAATGCAGACAGCGATGAGCTCACCAAGACAGCAGGTGAACTTACACAGGAAACCGATGTCGTCGCTGTGCTGATAAGCGAGATGAACGGTGTGAAGATCGTCGCAGCTGCCGGAGAGGACGCTGTAAAGAGCGGCATCAACGTAGGTGCAATAGTCAAAGAGATGTCCGCAATTGTCGGCGGTGGCGGCGGAGGCCGTCCAAACATGGCCCGCGGTGGCGGAACAGACGCATCAAAGATGGATGAAGCCCTGAACAGGAGTATTGAGCTTCTGAAAGAGCAGACCGAATGA
- a CDS encoding response regulator transcription factor, producing MSAEETDEIMSTLCKELTTKNALLLAPVNVFSERMIYFYTYSAMKCDPSRNIVWLCLKTSRKHVLERFVEYGLEVEDLMERIWFIDTEGPGKNDPNTLYCNSVTDYIRIGSHASKIFGQNPGSILVLDDLTVLSKDNLQIVENFIKFLERTVRDNQGSIISMLGKGALPGDTEGLMRSFFDVIVDITEQGKIHTDIGMNSLDLQYSIVDGKIDLSYGQQKMKKDRLKILVVDDEPDIPELIRLSLATEPYDFIIAYSGEEAIKKATDELPDLILLDIMMPDMDGYEVVEKLKQKSDTTDIAVIMVSAKTEVEDKLKGMKLGIDDYISKPFDKREINARIKMVMKRFGWEPTETSSS from the coding sequence ATGTCTGCAGAAGAAACCGACGAGATCATGAGCACGCTTTGTAAGGAACTAACGACAAAGAATGCATTATTGTTAGCACCGGTCAATGTGTTCAGCGAGAGGATGATCTATTTCTACACATATTCTGCAATGAAGTGTGATCCTTCTCGTAATATTGTATGGCTTTGCCTGAAGACCTCAAGGAAACACGTGCTTGAAAGATTTGTGGAATATGGCCTGGAAGTCGAGGACCTTATGGAAAGAATATGGTTCATTGATACAGAAGGACCTGGAAAGAACGATCCGAACACGCTGTATTGTAATTCGGTAACAGACTACATCAGGATCGGGTCACATGCTTCGAAGATATTCGGCCAGAATCCCGGATCCATCCTTGTTCTTGATGACCTCACAGTACTTTCCAAGGACAACCTGCAGATCGTTGAGAATTTTATTAAATTCCTTGAAAGGACAGTTCGCGACAATCAGGGCAGCATAATCTCCATGCTTGGAAAAGGTGCCCTCCCAGGCGACACCGAAGGCCTCATGCGCTCCTTCTTTGACGTCATCGTTGACATCACGGAACAGGGAAAGATACATACCGATATCGGAATGAACAGCCTTGACCTGCAGTATTCCATCGTTGACGGAAAGATCGACCTGAGCTACGGCCAGCAGAAGATGAAAAAGGACAGGTTGAAGATCCTTGTCGTGGACGATGAGCCGGACATTCCTGAGCTCATAAGGCTCTCCCTTGCCACAGAACCCTATGATTTCATAATAGCATACAGCGGTGAAGAAGCCATAAAGAAGGCTACTGATGAACTTCCCGATCTTATATTGCTTGACATCATGATGCCGGACATGGACGGATACGAGGTCGTGGAGAAGCTCAAGCAGAAGAGCGATACAACCGATATTGCAGTCATAATGGTCTCTGCAAAGACAGAGGTCGAGGACAAGCTCAAGGGAATGAAGCTTGGAATCGATGATTATATCTCAAAGCCATTCGATAAGAGGGAGATCAATGCCCGTATCAAGATGGTCATGAAGAGATTCGGCTGGGAACCAACGGAAACAAGCTCCAGCTAA
- a CDS encoding valine--tRNA ligase codes for MAIPKEYDPHEIEEKWQDTWDMSMYHFDWKDETRPQYIIDTPPPYPTGNFHIGNSLNWCYIDFVARYKRMQGFNVMFPQGWDCHGLPTEVKVEEIHGITKNQVPRTEFRKMCEEMTVGNIEKMRATMLRLGFSTDWSNEFITMEPDYYVKTQTSFVRMKNMERLYQSEHPVNWCPRCETAIAFAEVEYDARDTKLNFLHFDKLEIATTRPELLAACVAVAINPEDDRYNEHIGQTVKVPLFGHDVKVIGDKDVDPSFGTGVVMICTFGDKQDVRWWVEHDLPLRKAIDKNGRITEIAGKYAGMTIPECKAAIIEDLKKEGYLYEQKTLDQNVGMCWRCKTPIEILSERQWFVKIDNDEILDTADEIQWLPEYMKVRLQNWAGTMEWDWCISRQRIFATPIPVWYCKKCGEVMVAEEEWLPIDPTQEQPPVACKCGSTEFEPEEDVLDTWMDSSLTALHVAGWLTDKEMRNPTQLRPQGHDIIRTWAFYSILRSKALTDKRPWDSILVNGMVLGEDGHKMSKSLGNIISPEEVIAKYSADSFRQWAAVGGSTGSDVMFRWKDVVSASRFFTKMWSIYRFSMSHLEDNISEIVNYKPEDLAIIDKWLLSNLNRLIMSVTESLDAYQFDEAYKSIRGFAWETLADNYIELVKSRLYGDDENARKAAQYALYQAIDALARMLAPFAPFFAEEMYSRLGDEGSVHAQNWPEVNEALISEDIETEGELIKEIAGNVRRYKSESGMALNAPLEKIEVYGTLEDVSDLTGVTNSTVEVIEGEPDFEHVPVNIKPNMGIIGPKFRKQAGAIIKTLTSMDPVEVADIASKGNINITVDGEDIELEPESIVIEKEVISAGRAVDVLDVNGTVVVIVR; via the coding sequence ATGGCGATTCCTAAAGAATACGACCCTCATGAAATAGAAGAAAAATGGCAAGACACCTGGGACATGTCAATGTATCACTTTGACTGGAAGGATGAGACCCGTCCACAGTACATAATAGATACACCACCACCATACCCAACAGGAAATTTCCACATCGGAAATTCACTCAACTGGTGCTACATCGATTTTGTTGCGCGATATAAGAGAATGCAGGGATTCAATGTGATGTTCCCCCAGGGATGGGACTGTCACGGCCTCCCTACCGAAGTAAAGGTGGAAGAGATCCACGGCATTACCAAGAACCAGGTCCCACGTACCGAGTTCAGGAAGATGTGCGAGGAAATGACCGTCGGCAACATCGAGAAGATGCGAGCTACAATGCTTCGCCTCGGGTTCTCCACTGACTGGAGCAATGAGTTCATCACAATGGAACCTGACTACTATGTCAAGACCCAGACATCTTTTGTCAGGATGAAGAACATGGAACGCTTATACCAGTCAGAACATCCTGTGAACTGGTGCCCAAGATGTGAAACAGCCATTGCTTTTGCTGAGGTCGAATACGATGCAAGGGACACAAAGCTTAACTTCCTGCACTTCGACAAACTTGAGATCGCCACCACAAGACCTGAGTTGCTTGCAGCATGTGTTGCAGTTGCCATCAACCCTGAGGATGACCGCTACAATGAGCACATCGGACAGACCGTAAAGGTCCCGCTGTTCGGTCATGACGTAAAGGTCATCGGTGACAAGGACGTAGATCCTTCATTTGGTACCGGTGTCGTTATGATCTGTACATTCGGTGACAAGCAGGATGTCAGATGGTGGGTAGAGCATGACCTTCCGCTGAGAAAGGCCATTGACAAGAACGGACGCATCACAGAGATCGCAGGCAAGTATGCAGGCATGACAATTCCTGAGTGCAAGGCAGCTATCATCGAGGACCTCAAGAAAGAAGGATACCTCTATGAGCAGAAGACGCTGGACCAGAATGTCGGAATGTGCTGGAGATGCAAGACACCTATCGAGATCCTGTCCGAGAGACAGTGGTTCGTGAAGATCGACAATGATGAGATCCTTGATACAGCTGATGAGATCCAGTGGCTCCCTGAGTACATGAAGGTCAGGCTCCAGAACTGGGCAGGCACCATGGAATGGGACTGGTGTATCTCACGCCAGAGGATCTTTGCAACCCCTATACCTGTATGGTACTGTAAGAAATGTGGAGAGGTTATGGTAGCAGAAGAAGAATGGCTTCCAATAGACCCTACACAGGAACAGCCACCAGTAGCATGTAAATGTGGTTCCACTGAGTTCGAGCCGGAAGAAGATGTACTGGATACCTGGATGGACTCATCCCTTACAGCACTGCACGTGGCAGGCTGGCTGACCGATAAGGAAATGAGGAACCCGACCCAGTTGCGTCCACAGGGACACGATATCATACGCACATGGGCATTCTACAGTATCCTGCGCTCAAAAGCATTGACCGACAAGAGACCATGGGATTCCATACTCGTTAATGGAATGGTACTTGGAGAAGATGGCCACAAGATGAGCAAGTCACTTGGAAATATCATCTCACCTGAAGAGGTCATTGCGAAATACAGTGCAGACTCATTCAGGCAGTGGGCTGCAGTGGGCGGCTCCACCGGATCAGATGTAATGTTCAGGTGGAAGGACGTTGTATCAGCATCCAGGTTCTTCACAAAAATGTGGAGTATCTACCGCTTCTCAATGTCACACCTTGAGGACAACATTTCCGAGATCGTGAACTACAAACCTGAAGACCTTGCCATTATCGACAAGTGGCTCCTGAGCAACCTTAACAGGCTGATCATGTCAGTTACCGAAAGCCTTGATGCATACCAGTTCGATGAAGCATACAAGTCAATCAGGGGATTCGCATGGGAAACCCTTGCTGACAACTATATCGAGCTTGTGAAGTCCAGGCTGTACGGAGATGACGAGAACGCACGTAAGGCTGCACAGTACGCACTGTACCAGGCAATCGATGCCCTCGCACGCATGCTTGCACCTTTCGCACCGTTCTTTGCCGAAGAGATGTACTCAAGACTCGGTGATGAAGGCAGTGTACATGCACAGAACTGGCCGGAAGTCAATGAGGCACTGATCAGTGAGGACATTGAGACGGAAGGAGAGCTCATCAAGGAGATCGCCGGAAATGTCAGAAGATACAAGTCCGAATCAGGTATGGCACTTAACGCACCTCTCGAGAAGATCGAGGTCTACGGCACACTTGAAGATGTATCCGACCTTACCGGTGTTACAAACTCAACCGTAGAGGTAATCGAAGGCGAGCCTGACTTTGAGCATGTTCCTGTGAACATCAAACCGAACATGGGCATCATTGGTCCGAAGTTCAGGAAGCAGGCAGGAGCTATCATCAAGACACTCACATCAATGGACCCTGTGGAAGTTGCTGACATCGCTTCAAAAGGCAATATTAACATAACAGTTGATGGCGAGGATATTGAACTTGAGCCTGAAAGCATCGTCATTGAGAAAGAGGTAATCTCAGCCGGCAGGGCTGTGGATGTCCTTGACGTCAACGGCACTGTCGTCGTGATAGTCCGCTGA
- a CDS encoding universal stress protein, translating into MADKEYKKILIATDGSENAQKAAMSGVKIAALSGAKVIALYVVEMETVGVTPEAVHRDYVASMKLAVSEHMTREQWSEFARVADDMWKTERHKHLEEKGSAVTSYVEELCKKMGAEVETRIEEGHPANVILDVAEKENVDLLVIGTLGKTADGRFRFGSVAEKVIRNSPTELLVVR; encoded by the coding sequence ATGGCAGATAAAGAGTACAAAAAGATACTGATAGCTACCGACGGGTCTGAGAACGCACAGAAAGCTGCAATGTCGGGGGTGAAGATAGCAGCTTTGAGCGGTGCTAAGGTCATTGCCCTTTATGTTGTTGAGATGGAGACCGTAGGTGTTACTCCTGAAGCTGTCCACAGGGACTATGTAGCCTCAATGAAGCTGGCGGTCAGCGAACATATGACCAGAGAGCAATGGAGCGAGTTTGCCCGGGTTGCAGATGACATGTGGAAGACCGAGAGGCACAAGCATCTTGAAGAGAAAGGCAGTGCTGTTACATCCTATGTGGAAGAGCTTTGCAAAAAGATGGGTGCTGAGGTCGAGACCAGAATTGAGGAAGGCCATCCTGCAAACGTAATCCTTGATGTCGCAGAGAAAGAGAATGTGGACCTTCTGGTAATCGGCACACTAGGAAAGACCGCCGATGGCAGGTTCAGGTTTGGAAGTGTTGCAGAAAAGGTTATCAGGAACTCACCGACAGAACTTCTGGTCGTCAGGTAA
- the thiD gene encoding bifunctional hydroxymethylpyrimidine kinase/phosphomethylpyrimidine kinase has translation MITEGSNMDEMDITPVVLTIAGSDSGGGAGIEADIKTFGSLYVHGTCAITSVTSQNTTGVKSAYELPPSVVSDQVDAVCTDMDVRWAKSGMLSSADIVRQVARSVKEYGLHIIVDPVMAAEAGGELLNEDAVSVLKEELLPVSYATTPNIGEAQVLSGITINSHEDAKDAARAIAALGVKNVVITGGHSDAVDLVYESESDLFAEVPGRFIEGGTHGSGCTYSSALTAYLARGYSIVDAAIAAKEFVEYGILFSRNVGKGVSPVNQMGYMQMMATKDEVLANTEEAVGMLEDSPNFSRLVAEVGCNIAMALPHARRVSDVAAVNGRIVRLQGRPKVVGCVGFGASSHVARIVLATMEFDPEVRASVNIKYSQNVLAICEDMGLTMSSFSRAEEPEHTHTMDWGVTYAIDSYGRVPAIISDAGGMGKEPMVRVLGRDAIEVASIAIEISDRLAVLEG, from the coding sequence ATGATCACAGAAGGCAGTAACATGGACGAGATGGACATAACACCAGTTGTATTGACGATCGCCGGTTCAGATTCCGGGGGTGGTGCAGGTATCGAGGCTGACATCAAGACCTTTGGTTCATTATATGTGCACGGCACATGCGCCATAACCTCTGTAACCTCACAGAACACCACCGGTGTAAAGAGTGCATATGAACTGCCACCTTCGGTCGTCTCAGACCAGGTTGATGCTGTCTGTACTGATATGGATGTCAGGTGGGCAAAGTCAGGAATGCTCTCATCTGCCGACATCGTCAGGCAGGTAGCGAGAAGCGTGAAGGAATACGGTCTTCATATCATCGTGGACCCTGTAATGGCCGCAGAGGCCGGAGGGGAACTCCTGAATGAAGATGCTGTTTCCGTATTGAAAGAAGAACTTCTGCCCGTAAGCTATGCAACCACTCCAAATATTGGTGAGGCGCAGGTCCTTTCCGGGATCACCATAAATTCACATGAGGATGCTAAGGATGCTGCCAGGGCAATTGCTGCCCTTGGTGTAAAGAACGTGGTGATCACAGGAGGTCACTCTGACGCTGTGGACCTTGTCTATGAATCCGAAAGTGATCTCTTTGCAGAGGTCCCGGGCAGGTTCATTGAGGGTGGCACACATGGTTCAGGATGCACTTATTCTTCAGCACTTACTGCTTATCTTGCAAGAGGCTATTCCATCGTGGACGCTGCCATAGCAGCAAAGGAATTCGTCGAATACGGTATTCTGTTTAGCAGGAACGTCGGCAAAGGCGTGTCCCCTGTGAACCAGATGGGCTATATGCAGATGATGGCAACAAAGGATGAAGTTCTTGCTAATACCGAGGAAGCTGTGGGGATGCTTGAGGACAGCCCTAACTTTAGCAGGCTTGTGGCAGAGGTCGGCTGTAACATAGCAATGGCCCTTCCACACGCAAGGAGGGTATCCGATGTTGCTGCTGTCAACGGCAGGATCGTCAGGCTTCAGGGAAGGCCAAAGGTGGTGGGATGTGTCGGCTTTGGTGCAAGCAGCCATGTCGCAAGGATCGTGCTTGCGACAATGGAGTTCGATCCTGAAGTTCGTGCATCGGTCAACATAAAGTATTCACAGAACGTGCTGGCGATCTGTGAGGACATGGGACTCACAATGTCTTCCTTTAGCCGCGCAGAAGAACCTGAACACACCCACACCATGGACTGGGGTGTGACCTATGCAATTGATTCATATGGCCGGGTCCCTGCTATAATATCCGATGCAGGTGGCATGGGTAAAGAACCAATGGTACGTGTCCTTGGAAGGGATGCAATAGAGGTTGCAAGCATTGCCATTGAGATCTCAGACCGTCTTGCAGTACTTGAGGGGTAA
- a CDS encoding LSm family protein, translated as MGNRPLDILNDALNTSVIVRLKGTREFRGILQGYDVHMNLVLDEAEELSEGEVVRKIGGVVIRGDNVVYVSP; from the coding sequence ATGGGAAACAGACCTCTGGATATATTGAACGATGCTTTGAACACATCCGTCATTGTCAGGTTAAAGGGCACAAGAGAATTTAGGGGTATCCTTCAGGGATATGACGTACACATGAACCTTGTACTTGACGAAGCAGAAGAACTGAGTGAAGGCGAGGTCGTACGTAAGATCGGTGGCGTTGTTATCAGAGGAGATAACGTAGTCTATGTGTCTCCGTAA
- a CDS encoding 50S ribosomal protein L37e: protein MSKGTPSMGKRQKRTHAKCRRCGSVSLNIHTKQCTSCGFGKTSRMRSYQWQRKCKY, encoded by the coding sequence ATGTCAAAAGGTACTCCATCAATGGGTAAGAGGCAAAAACGCACACACGCAAAATGCAGACGCTGTGGAAGCGTTTCACTCAACATCCATACAAAACAGTGCACATCATGCGGTTTCGGAAAGACATCACGCATGAGAAGCTACCAGTGGCAGAGAAAGTGCAAATACTAA
- the purF gene encoding amidophosphoribosyltransferase — MKEECGVVGVLMHDADAKAKPASLQIYYSLYALQHRGQESTGITVKCGETIKSIKGMGLVPEVYSKDDLLKLKGNIGVGHVRYSTTGDSKIENCQPLMVKYKSGNVAIAHNGNLVNGHDLRDELESEGRIFITNSDTEVIAHLLVKELLKHDPIESIKAVMSRLKGSYSLALMIDDRLFAARDPLGFKPLCIGEISGGYVVASESVAIDTLNGELVRDVKPGEVIEITDSGFESYQMFNEKNAAHCVFEYIYFARPDSIIDGQLVYKVRERIGRELAKEHPVEADIVSPVPDSGITSAIGYTEESGINYQEGLMKNRYIGRTFIIPGQAMRETAVRLKMNTISENLKDKKVILIDDSIVRGTTSKRIIEMVRKAGAKEVHARIGSPAIIAPCYLGIDMATREELIAAKKPIDKVREAITADSLGYLSIDGLVKAIGIDRSELCLGCLNELYPVEIPGEKCHRKQLSLDEFGEEDQS, encoded by the coding sequence ATGAAAGAAGAATGCGGCGTTGTCGGCGTGTTGATGCATGATGCAGATGCAAAGGCTAAACCCGCTTCACTTCAAATATACTACTCCCTCTACGCTCTACAGCACAGGGGGCAGGAATCTACCGGAATAACGGTCAAATGTGGAGAGACCATCAAGTCCATCAAAGGCATGGGCCTTGTTCCGGAAGTATATTCCAAAGACGATCTTCTGAAGCTCAAAGGTAACATTGGCGTCGGACATGTCCGGTATTCCACTACCGGGGATTCTAAGATTGAGAATTGTCAGCCACTAATGGTCAAGTACAAGAGTGGTAACGTTGCCATTGCACACAACGGAAATCTTGTGAACGGCCATGACCTTCGGGACGAACTGGAATCCGAAGGACGTATTTTCATAACTAATTCTGATACCGAGGTCATAGCACACCTTCTTGTCAAGGAACTGCTAAAACATGACCCCATCGAATCCATCAAAGCCGTGATGTCAAGGCTTAAGGGATCCTATTCACTTGCCCTTATGATCGATGACCGGCTTTTTGCTGCCAGGGATCCCCTTGGATTCAAACCATTATGCATAGGTGAGATCAGCGGCGGATATGTGGTCGCATCCGAGAGTGTGGCAATTGACACCCTCAACGGTGAGCTTGTAAGGGATGTAAAACCCGGAGAGGTCATCGAGATCACAGACAGTGGATTTGAAAGTTACCAGATGTTCAACGAAAAGAACGCTGCACACTGTGTTTTTGAATATATCTATTTTGCAAGACCTGATTCCATTATTGATGGTCAGCTTGTTTACAAGGTCCGTGAGAGGATCGGCAGGGAGCTTGCAAAAGAGCATCCTGTGGAAGCTGATATTGTATCCCCTGTACCAGACTCCGGAATCACATCCGCGATCGGATATACCGAAGAGTCCGGTATCAATTACCAGGAAGGTCTGATGAAGAACCGTTATATCGGTCGTACATTCATTATTCCGGGCCAGGCAATGAGAGAAACAGCTGTACGTCTCAAGATGAACACCATTTCTGAGAACCTAAAGGACAAAAAGGTCATTCTTATCGACGACAGCATCGTACGCGGAACAACTTCCAAGCGTATCATTGAGATGGTACGCAAAGCAGGTGCTAAAGAAGTACATGCAAGGATCGGAAGTCCTGCAATTATTGCACCATGCTACCTGGGAATCGATATGGCCACAAGGGAAGAACTTATCGCTGCCAAAAAACCGATTGACAAGGTAAGGGAAGCGATAACAGCAGATTCACTTGGATACCTTAGCATAGACGGTCTTGTCAAAGCAATTGGTATTGACAGGAGTGAACTCTGTCTTGGATGTCTCAATGAGCTTTATCCTGTAGAGATCCCCGGCGAAAAATGTCACCGCAAACAGCTCAGCCTCGATGAGTTCGGGGAAGAGGATCAATCCTGA
- a CDS encoding phosphatase PAP2 family protein has translation MSFSSLELQIVQILNSFPALDPLMVFLSVIGEGPLWILIGAYLFLSGSRRTAIYFGMMGISVWLTSTFLKSVLMVPRPGGFRFVLEATGYSFPSTHSALAFATAMFLNSKAGKYSPLLWAGALLMAVSRVFAGVHYPSDVMAGAVLGIVMGYMWIRIGSAVNMYMEKRADQD, from the coding sequence ATGTCGTTCTCATCCCTGGAGCTTCAGATCGTTCAGATCCTGAACTCTTTTCCGGCACTGGATCCTCTTATGGTGTTCCTTTCTGTGATAGGTGAGGGTCCTTTGTGGATATTGATAGGAGCTTATCTTTTCCTCTCTGGCTCGAGGAGAACTGCTATATATTTTGGTATGATGGGAATATCTGTATGGCTGACGTCTACTTTTTTGAAATCGGTCCTGATGGTTCCAAGACCTGGAGGATTTCGCTTTGTGTTGGAAGCAACGGGATATTCTTTTCCGAGCACCCATTCTGCACTGGCATTTGCAACGGCCATGTTCCTGAACTCAAAGGCAGGGAAGTACAGTCCTCTTTTATGGGCAGGTGCTCTGCTGATGGCTGTCAGCCGTGTATTTGCTGGAGTTCATTATCCCTCTGATGTGATGGCAGGAGCTGTGCTTGGTATTGTTATGGGATATATGTGGATCAGGATAGGATCTGCTGTAAATATGTATATGGAAAAAAGAGCGGATCAGGATTGA